TCTTTCAATTTTTCCCTGCTGTTTTTGGTATTTGCTAATTTATCCCTATCTTGtgaaataataaagttttacttcctaatggttttttttttttttttttttttaagaacttCCTAATGTTTTCAAACAACATGATTTTACTTCCTACCTATTGAAATTTTTTAACGCCTTGATTTGATTATTCTTTAACTACTATGTCGGACTTCTAATCATGTTTGTCGAAAAATTGCATGGATTTTGGCAAATTGTTTCaacatagtaaacattttatgccgttattcatattttttttattgaacttATATGCGGCAGACTCAATTGTTGTCATTACGAGATATagaccctgtttggtaaagagcgttttgggataaaaagagcggttttgaccaactttagaggtttgaccaccgaaaccgctgattggagtgttaggtggagagagttttgggatgaaaacgctaatttagaaaaagctccttttaggagctttttcaattagcgttttgcaatattaaaattaatggacttctttaaccctaatagatagactccatcttctcctgcgccaaaatcaatgcccttattcgtctttttgcacaaaccgctattatcaatcagctaatttttaccaaacatgtctacacaaacagctagtcaaacatcagctaatgtaatcagctgacagctaatgtaatcagctaacagctaacagctaattcccaaacagggctataaatttttttatacataattCATGTTTGGAAAATCCgatatgacagttaaataaaagatcaaataaCGGTAGATCATTCCATTCATTTTTTCCTAATTAAAAGCCTTAAAGAGTagaattttatcatttggcaaATTTGTACCTTTATCCCCAAGTGTATGGTAGAAGTTCTGTAATGTAATGCTATTAAAATGAAAGTATCAGTGACTCATAAATTTGATGATTTACCTATACAGATTATCATGCTAAGTGCTTCTGCTAATAAACTGTCAACCATCCAAAAACAAGCAGAGGAGTATGCAGCTTTGATCATGGAAGAACTTGACCCAGAAAATCATGGATACATCATGGTACATATTTTTATggtcaatttcaatttcaatctcaaactttacgtaaaatgtCATTAACAATCCTCCAAAAACACAGATAGAAAACTTGGAAATGCTCTTACTGCAAGGACCAAACCAATCAGTAAGAGTAGGAGAGAGCAAAAACCTGAGCCAAATGCTTAGCCAGAAGCTGAAACCAACAATAGATGACAATCCATTAAGAAGATGGTACAGACACTTGAAGTACTTCATTCTAGACAATTGGCAGAGAGTATGGGTTATGGCGCTGTGGATCGGCATCATGGCTGGCCTATTCGCCTACAAATACGTGCAGTATCGAAACAAAGCTGCATTTCAAGTAATGAAGGCTTGTGTTTGCATAGCCAAAGGAGGAGCTGAGATCCTAAAATTCAACATGGCTTTGATTCTATTACCAGTTTGCAGAAACACTATAACTTGGCTTAGGAACAAAACCAAGTTAGGAGTTGTGGTTCCTTTTGATGACAACCTTAATTTCCACAAGGTACgtgcagtggcggagccaggatttCATATCTGTGATGAATGCACTTAGCTACCACTTAAACCAACTGTGCAAACTTAATTTTGTGTTATATATTCACATCCTATgttataagtactaatttaaCTATTTTGGGAGACTGAACCACTATTCCTCAGGCGTGCTGGCTCCGGTCTGTCTCCGCCCCTGGGTACATGCCGGAGCCAGTACTGAACCGGGGGTGCCATCCGCCTCTGTTGTTGACAATTCTATCCTTGTTCTGACAAGTTGTGCTTATTTTTCAGGTGATAGCAGTTGGAATTACAATAGGAGTAGGTCTGCACGCAATTTCGCACTTAGCATGCGATTTTCCTCGGTTACTTTCAGCTAGTGAAGAAAAATGGAAGCTAATGGAGCCATTTTTTGACGATCAACCAACAAGTTACTGGCATTTTGTGTGGTCAGTAGAAGGAGTAACTGGGATAgtaatggtgattttaatggcTATAGCATTTACATTAGCAGCACCTTGGTTCAGGCGTAACAAGCTTAAATTGCCCAATTTCCTTAAGAAATTGACTGGTTTTAATGCCTTTTGGTACTCTCACCATCTCTTCATCATTGTCTACACCTTGCTCATTGTGCATGGTCAATACCTTTATCTTACTCATGAATGGTACAAGAAAACGGTAAGCAATTATTATCCCCTAATCAAAGGCATAATGACCTTCACAATAAGGGTTTATTAATAGTGTGCTTTTTGCAGACTTGGATGTATTTGGCTGTTCCTCTTTTGCTGTATGCAAGTGAAAGATTGACAAGGGCACTGAGGTCTAGTATCAAGCCTGTTGCCATTAAAAAGGTAAACAACTCGATTCTCAACATAGAGAAATTCTACTGTGATCCGGGACTAACTGGTTGCGAACCATTTTAGAAGGGGGGTGAAGGGTCTATTCAGGAAAATTTTAGGATTCAACCAATGAAAAATGGGAACAATCAATGTATTGTTTACGCCACTTTCAGACAATTTCAATCAATTTCAGTCAATTTCACATGCATTAAAAATTGCTGAAATTCACTGAAACTAAcggaaattgagtgaaattgaCTAAAACTCGACATATTACACATTATTTTTGAACTAAAATTCATTTATGGATTGAAGGTGGCTATTTATCCGGGAAATGTGTTGGCACTTCACATGTCGAAGCCACAAGGGTTCAGATATAAAAGTGGACAATACATGTTTGTGAATTGTGCTGCTGTTTCACCATTTGAATGGTAAGAATTACTTACTACTTACTTAATTCCTTAAATTGAGCCCTTTTGGTTATAAGTAATGAAGGAATTGGCaactactactactactactactacaGGCACCCATTTTCTATAACTTCAGCTCCTGGAGATGACTACTTAAGTGTTCACATTAGGACATTGGGTGATTGGACTAGGCAGCTCAAAACTGTTTTCTCCCAGGCACGTCTCTTTCTCTATTTTTATTACTTTTCTGCCCTTTTTGTGGCGATTATTGTGGCtgatttacctttttttttcttaattattaCAGGTTTGTCAACCACCTGATACAGGGAAAAGTGGACTTCTCAGAGCTGATGGCTTTCAAGGAAACCACCCAAAGTAAGTCCTTTTATCTTGCGAAAAATCAAGTTAAatacttatttagttcttactgcaaaatatacttttatatttttaaaatacttTCTAATATTTCAAGTCACTTAAAGTATTCATATATTTTAGTTGGGAGAAGATACACTGGAAAAGTGTTTTGTCAAATTTCGAACCGATTAATAtgctaaattttaaaaaaaagatcaaatttaactctaacgttcTAAGGGAAGTGCATATTTAACCTTAACATATGAAACAGTAAAAATTAACCTTAACGTTTATAAGCAAAATCAACTTTACATTAAGGTTATATTTGCATTATTTGATAGGTTGGAACTAAATCTATAATTCACTTGAAAACGTGTGAGCTTATTCCAAACAATTAAgataaaattttagtaatttggATGGAAAGTCCTAAGAGttgataagaaacaaaagtcaagCAGAGTCATGctttttaaaaaatgtatttatattatatttggctataaataaataaataattatttaataagaCTAATGATGAAAAGGAAGGTCATGTTTTCGTGATGAGCATTACACAAAAGGTGAACAGTTGTAATGTAATCGTGGTTAGTTGGGTACAATTATGTCATTGCACTGTGCTACTTGCTTTTAATCATTTGGTTTTATctatactttattttatttttggattgTTGGTGTTTTATAATAGGTAGAAATTGAATAAATAATAGTAAAAAGCATAGGCgcagaaataaatcatgtgaACAATAATTTGTTTGAAATAAAGAAAGACAGACAACGACTAAGAAAGTGGACCCACCATCCAATTGCACTAGTTTGGTTTCTTTCAAAATGGGTGTGTTTTAAATTATTCACTCTTAGTTTATACTCTCATTTGTCTGTCCGGATATTTTAATACATTATACTACATCATAACCAAAGGACAAATTTCATAGGATTGACAACCATATACTTAATATTTATATCATAGTAGCcattaatagattttttttagatttagtATGAATGATAAGGAGTTCACATCTTGTTTGGTGGGGTTTAATTCATAAGCAATCTGTAATTTTTAGACTTCCTATTTTTATCcgattgcattcaataactaTATATTcattgcattcaataactccAAAATTTCAATCCCAtgtaattatttatctatatatattctttttataCATGACGACACTTTAATgcgtaatttttattttctacatCCAACAAATTTTACTGAGAAATAAAGGGTTATTAAATGAAATTGAATAACAACAAGGATCATTGCCTTGAAGTTTTGGGCaagtagaaaaaacaaaaacagatATATTAGGGGAAACATTTATCGTAGATAAAGACATCTAACCAACACATGCACATGGCTTTATGACATGGAGATACAGAATCATGAATTGTATATCCAAGGGTGAAAAATATTCCTAAAATGCAACTAtgcagtggcggatccaggaatCGACATTCGGGGGGCTGATTTTAGTCCGATTATTGGGAGTAATTTTTTGAAGTCCAGTCTGTTAgggatgtaattttttttaagcttttaaCACACTTAAACTTTATGGTTTTGGTATATTAGCTAAaaattgtaacattttcacacttttgttatttttagctataatttttttataattttcataaaatttaatttagaaattaagttaaattgaatctcaaaataagaaattgatttgttttatagaaaagagataataaattcttaaaaaaagagatataataaaaataacttcatataaaaacaaaaaatgagtTTGGTGTGGTTTGAACCCATGACGTCTCACTTTAAAACAAAGCTCTTAACCAACTCAACTACTTAGATAATACTACATAGgttaaatatatactaatatttggGGGGCTACACGGGACAAAAATAACGACACTCAAGGACGGAGCCGATGGCCGGGGGGCTTCGGCCCCCCCGAGCTCTGGGCTGGATCCGCCCCTGCAACTATGCCCtttaatattttttaggatGCAATTCTACTTTAGTTAAACAGTAAATCCGTCTAGAATTACCGTTTCTTGAATTGAAATTCATCAGTATTCACTTAAAAAGGGCAAAACTGACTTAGACCAAAACGATAATGATGAAACTATAcatttttctttgtttctgaACAATGGTGATGAACACATGCAGTTTTCCAAGAGTGTTGATTGATGGTCCATATGGGGCACCAGCACAAGACTACAAGAAATACGACGTGGTATTGCTTGTGGGTCTAGGAATAGGAGCAACCCCAATGATAAGCATACTTAAGGACATAGTAAGCAACATAAGggcagttgaagaagaagaagaagaacaagtagaAAATGGGACAATGCCAAAAACACCAGATGCACAAAAAAGGAACAAAGAAAGCTTCAAGACAAGAAGAGCCTATTTCTACTGGGTAACAAGAGAACAAGGGTCTTTTGATTGGTTTAAAGGAGTGATGAATGAAGTGGCTGAACTTGACCAAAACCATGTGATTGAGCTTCATAATTATTGTACTAGTGTGTATGAAGAAGGGGATGCAAGATCTGCTTTAATTGCTATGCTTCAATCTCTTCACCACGCTAAGAATGGGGTTGATATTGTTTCTGGCACTAGGGTTATGTCCCACTTCGCTAAGCCTAATTGGAGAACTGTTTACAAGAGGATTGCTCTTAATCACCCCAATTCTAGAGTTGGTAAGTCCTTTTTTCTCATGTCTTATTTTTCCAAACTTAGTATACTACTTCTAGAAATTTCACTATATGTTTTGCTTACTACGTTATTTGGGTATCAGACTAACAATACAATATCAAATCAAGTTACACCTCaaccaataaaatattaacaccATGTACTTatatattttagttaattatttatataaattttagatctCAAATTATAAACTTTAAACCTAAAATTTGACGAGATTTTAAATTATTGGTCCAGACATATAGTACAAAATTCGTCCTTATTTGCTGATCTTATCTTCTGCACTTTAATTAGTGGTGCTTGTCCTAAAGCGTGCATAACTTTTACACATTAGTATTATCTTAAGAATTAACAAACATTAACGGACACTATTTTCTATACCATCACAATTAGAGCTTGGCcattaacttttttttcttaaatggTTGATGGTCTCCTTTAGGCTTTAGCTAAATGCAATTTTTCCTTGTGTGGGCCCAGTTGAAAAGGAAATTAAAAAGGACGTACCCCAAAAGAATAATAATGCTTCCTCTTTTGTGATGATAAGAAATCATAAGCAAAACGTGAACATTCACATGGATTCTGATAAAATTTAAGTTGTAGGATACTTTGAATCTCCATTTTAGGATTTTAATCAGTCTAGATTTAAGGGCGAGTGACCAAATTCACGTGATCATCAGGATCCATGTGAACACAATCATTCAAATTTTGGTAGACTAAACTTCTAATATTTCATTTCAATAATATtgagtttttgtttttctttatcaCATGAATCCCTGATcagaaaaaatcaattttaattataaaattcagCTAACACAAAACACAATATTATTCATTTGTTTACAtttgaaaatttaatttttaaatgtaaaaacttTATTTCGAATCGTACAAAAATTAATTTAGATATAAATGAAATGAGTAATATTTTTTTCACTTTAGAATTAACAAACATGAGTTTAATGTGaccaaaaacaaataataaagaGTCTTATATCTTGAAACAAAAGATTCAGAGGTTTTCTGATTTTAGCCGAATTAATATTTTGTACATACTCTATAGGTCATTATTTACAGTAACTaccaagaaaaggaaaaaaagaaaatgatgggttcataattaatgaaaaaaaagaaagatactGATATTTCTGCTCTATAATTGCAGGAGTCTTCTACTGTGGGGCACCAGGGCTAACAAAAGATTTGCGCCACCTAGCTCTGGATTTCTCACACAAGACAAGCACCAAGTTTGATTTTCATAAAGAAAATTTCTAACTTTCAAAATGGATAACGAGAGGAAAAAACAACAGCCACACACCCACTCCCTAAAGTCTTTTGATCTCCACTAGTatcatattaatataatatcCCACTTTCTTTCTGTCAAGTTACAAACGCTTTTTTTGGCTCCACTTTGTTGACCTCTTAAGCCATCGAAATATTATTtctttataattaaattttctGAAAATTCGATAAGTGCTGGTGGCGGAAGATTAGTGTGTTAATTGATGGAAAGAGGTTGCCCCACCACATTGTGCTAGATTGGCTAAGGTAATGTGGGTTTCAGTATATGCAGTGCTCATCTTTAGACTGTACATCATCTTTTCTTTTGTAGAAAATcttgtaatatttcagttttgattatttgaaAATTGTAATTATAATGTTCATATTTGGTATTGGGATTGCCAGCTATAAATTAAAccatgttttatttaattatttatcctaTCATATTAAGTATCCGTTATTCATATTTTTCTCACCATTAATTATAAATCCAAATTCTTGCCTTTCTATGAACCTACAACAATTACaaataggcaaaaagcatcccaAATTCCTGCGTCATTCTGAACTCAtgattttttcattttaatataCTATACtcctgatttttatttttacttttgtcTTTGGTCACATTAAGTCCCTTAAAACTATAAAACTCAGCTTTaaccataaaaagaaaaatatttaccTGTCACCTAGAGAGATAGCAGGATGTATATTTATGGAGTCTGAACTTCAGAGCAACAGCAACTCACTTTAGAGCAACTCTCTTCAATCGCCGGTCAATTTTCACCAATCTCTGCTGCTGCCATGCTTGAATAAGGAACACATTGCATTAGCATATTAGTTTTTGTTGGAATCTGTCACAGATGAAAATACATTTGTCCTGATGTTTCTCTGAGCTCATCTGAAGCAAACTAgtacaacaacaaagccttagtcccgaaatgattcggggtcggctaacatgaaccatcatataaaaccgtgaaatcaagtcgtgtcagcaaaTAATGTTCTGAATTCTGATTGTATATCATTAGTATTATGATAAAAACTAATAGCAAACCCGGGCCTTACTTCCTTACTTCCATAcagcactacaagaaaattagTAAGACAATAACATGCGTCTAGGATATCATGGAACGTACGCAGTTCCTAGTTTCAGCTTCCATCAAGAAAATCTTTAGGTATTTTACTGCTGCAATAAGTAAAATATTTGTTGCAAACAGGAAAGCAGCCTTCATTCATTTATGTTTCCTTTTCAGCCTCTGGAAACTTGGTTTCATCAACTGGCTTGAGGACAAAGTTCGGTCTGTTGAGTGGTTAGGCTGGAAAGGGATGAGAGGTTTTTTGGTTGGCATACATGTCGGTGAGCAGCTGCTGCTTGCAATAACTGGAGAAGTTACCTTTGTTTTCAATTGTTTTGGTACTTCCAGCCTCTCTAATATCCTTGAAGTTTTTATATCCAACTGTT
The DNA window shown above is from Euphorbia lathyris chromosome 1, ddEupLath1.1, whole genome shotgun sequence and carries:
- the LOC136227369 gene encoding respiratory burst oxidase homolog protein C-like, producing the protein MNDMGSRREQEHHHQHHHSDTELVGVGERVPYSGPLSGPLNKRGAKKSARFNIPADQSTSSQQDEQYLEVTLDVRDDAVALHSVKAANGGEEDPEITLLTKGLEKKSSSNIVRNASAKIRQEFRKLASFSLRAPPPPHLRRLDRTKSAAAHALKGLKFISKTEGGGAGWGAVEKRFDEITASTGGLLPRSRFCECIGMKESKEFAGELFNALARKRNIHGDSIGKDELQEFWEQISDQSFDSRLQTFFDMVDKDADGRITEEEVKEIIMLSASANKLSTIQKQAEEYAALIMEELDPENHGYIMIENLEMLLLQGPNQSVRVGESKNLSQMLSQKLKPTIDDNPLRRWYRHLKYFILDNWQRVWVMALWIGIMAGLFAYKYVQYRNKAAFQVMKACVCIAKGGAEILKFNMALILLPVCRNTITWLRNKTKLGVVVPFDDNLNFHKVIAVGITIGVGLHAISHLACDFPRLLSASEEKWKLMEPFFDDQPTSYWHFVWSVEGVTGIVMVILMAIAFTLAAPWFRRNKLKLPNFLKKLTGFNAFWYSHHLFIIVYTLLIVHGQYLYLTHEWYKKTTWMYLAVPLLLYASERLTRALRSSIKPVAIKKVAIYPGNVLALHMSKPQGFRYKSGQYMFVNCAAVSPFEWHPFSITSAPGDDYLSVHIRTLGDWTRQLKTVFSQVCQPPDTGKSGLLRADGFQGNHPNFPRVLIDGPYGAPAQDYKKYDVVLLVGLGIGATPMISILKDIVSNIRAVEEEEEEQVENGTMPKTPDAQKRNKESFKTRRAYFYWVTREQGSFDWFKGVMNEVAELDQNHVIELHNYCTSVYEEGDARSALIAMLQSLHHAKNGVDIVSGTRVMSHFAKPNWRTVYKRIALNHPNSRVGVFYCGAPGLTKDLRHLALDFSHKTSTKFDFHKENF